In Rosa chinensis cultivar Old Blush chromosome 1, RchiOBHm-V2, whole genome shotgun sequence, a genomic segment contains:
- the LOC112183621 gene encoding protein PYRICULARIA ORYZAE RESISTANCE 21-like, with the protein MGEEKVTMILKVDLQCEKCYRKVKKVLCKFPEIRDQTYDEKKNQVIIKVVCCSPEKIRDKLCCKGGGVFKCIEIVKPEPPPPPTKTPTPPPTKTPTPPPPPPCPCRPVKPCCSDCCKRPPPSPPPACPCRLVKPCCSDCCKRPPPPPPPPPPPPPPCRPVNPCCMDCYGRCPCGPAPCIPYDGYCGRQVCDSYGGGRSYTTSYCVTSPDCFSEENSQACAIM; encoded by the exons ATGGGGGAAGAGAAG GTGACTATGATTCTGAAGGTAGATCTTCAGTGTGAAAAATGCTACAGGAAGGTCAAGAAAGTTCTCTGTAAATTCCCTG AAATACGTGACCAGACGTACGACGAGAAGAAGAACCAGGTGATCATCAAAGTGGTCTGCTGCAGTCCTGAAAAGATCAGGGACAAGCTATGCTGCAAAGGAGGTGGCGTCTTTAAGTGCATCGAGATCGTAAAACCTGAACCGCCTCCGCCTCCGACTAAGACTCCGACTCCGCCTCCGACTAAGACTCCGACTcctcctccgcctccgcctTGCCCTTGCCGGCCGGTGAAACCGTGTTGTTCGGATTGTTGCAAAAGGCCTCCTCCGTCTCCGCCTCCAGCTTGCCCTTGCCGGCTGGTGAAACCATGTTGTTCGGATTGTTGCAAaaggcctcctcctcctcctcctccgcctccaCCTCCGCCTCCACCTTGCCGGCCGGTGAACCCGTGTTGTATGGATTGTTACGGACGGTGTCCTTGTGGTCCTGCCCCTTGCATACCGTACGATGGCTACTGTGGAAGGCAGGTCTGTGATAGTTACGGCGGTGGGAGGAGCTATACTACTAGTTACTGCGTGACCAGCCCCGATTGTTTCAGTGAAGAAAATTCCCAAGCGTGCGCCATCATGTAA